From one Flavobacteriales bacterium genomic stretch:
- a CDS encoding Omp28-related outer membrane protein, with protein sequence MKKSLRYIAMASALVAFTRAQAQCPSGETQVSVNITTDQWASETTWSLTGLGGTPVYASGGPWTNLGAPGTTDRPPVLACVPDGPIIVFTINDSYGDGIYSTQYGAGFYTVTSNGGATTHASNYAFTTAQDIAYFITGPQSALDLGALSLSLPAVVAQGNQSITGTVRNFGTTAITGFNLNYTVDGGATVSAPISANVAVGASYNFTHPTPWAATTGSHVINVWASDPNGSTDGNLLNDVISVNVNVASQSVQRVVLIEEFTSSTCAPCASYNNTFDPLLTSLSTNTGTSNIAAVKYQMNWPSPGTDPSYNPDGVTRRQYYGVSGIPDVFINGRDPANSYTNNATNLNNEAAVPAFCSINLNASYAGNTLTVSGSVTPFAAFPGSYKLHIAAVESYSYQGTTSQNQFKHAQRKMLPNGSGITLTTLQDGVAQTFNQSYTFTQGGVAQGNYNLWGPLANVKVVAFVQNTTTKEVLQAAFVGQLAVGIDEANALDRRLTLFPNPTDGLMNLSFDLPSAANVRFQVLDLAGQEVMVANRGFGSGEQRHDLDLSALANGSYLVVVTADGLTATRKVTVSK encoded by the coding sequence ATGAAGAAGTCCTTACGCTACATTGCCATGGCCTCGGCGCTGGTGGCATTCACCCGCGCGCAAGCGCAATGCCCTTCTGGGGAGACCCAGGTGTCGGTGAATATCACTACTGACCAATGGGCGTCGGAGACCACTTGGTCGCTGACTGGCCTTGGAGGCACCCCGGTGTATGCTTCCGGTGGCCCGTGGACCAATCTGGGAGCTCCAGGCACAACTGACCGTCCGCCGGTGCTCGCCTGCGTGCCGGACGGGCCCATCATCGTGTTCACGATCAACGATTCATACGGCGATGGCATTTACAGCACTCAGTATGGTGCTGGCTTCTACACGGTCACCTCCAACGGAGGGGCAACCACTCACGCCAGCAATTACGCCTTCACCACCGCGCAGGACATCGCCTACTTCATCACCGGGCCCCAAAGCGCATTGGACTTGGGCGCGCTGTCTTTGAGCCTGCCTGCTGTTGTTGCACAGGGCAACCAGAGCATCACCGGCACGGTCCGCAACTTCGGCACCACGGCGATCACGGGCTTCAACCTCAACTACACGGTTGATGGCGGCGCAACGGTTTCAGCGCCGATCTCGGCCAACGTGGCCGTCGGAGCCAGCTACAATTTCACGCACCCCACTCCTTGGGCGGCCACAACCGGTAGCCATGTGATCAACGTGTGGGCCAGCGACCCCAACGGCAGCACAGATGGCAACCTGCTCAATGACGTGATCAGCGTGAACGTGAACGTTGCCTCCCAGAGCGTGCAGCGCGTGGTGCTCATCGAGGAGTTCACCAGCAGCACCTGCGCACCTTGCGCCAGCTATAACAACACGTTCGACCCGCTGCTCACGAGCCTGAGCACCAATACGGGCACCTCCAACATCGCCGCCGTCAAGTACCAGATGAACTGGCCGAGCCCCGGCACCGACCCGAGCTATAATCCCGATGGTGTTACCCGCCGTCAGTACTACGGTGTCAGCGGCATCCCCGATGTGTTCATCAATGGCCGCGATCCGGCGAACAGCTACACCAACAACGCCACCAACCTGAACAATGAAGCGGCGGTACCTGCATTCTGCAGCATCAACCTGAACGCCTCTTATGCCGGCAACACCCTCACGGTGTCCGGGTCCGTGACGCCCTTTGCCGCATTCCCCGGCAGCTACAAGCTGCACATCGCAGCGGTAGAGAGCTATTCATACCAGGGCACCACTTCCCAGAACCAGTTCAAGCACGCCCAGCGCAAAATGCTCCCGAATGGCAGCGGTATCACCCTCACCACCCTTCAGGACGGTGTAGCGCAGACCTTCAACCAGAGCTACACCTTCACCCAAGGTGGCGTTGCGCAAGGCAACTACAACCTATGGGGCCCGCTCGCCAACGTGAAAGTGGTGGCCTTCGTTCAGAACACCACGACGAAAGAAGTGCTGCAAGCCGCCTTTGTCGGCCAGCTCGCGGTGGGCATCGATGAGGCCAACGCCCTCGACCGCCGCCTCACTCTGTTCCCGAACCCCACCGACGGCCTGATGAACCTGAGCTTCGACCTGCCCAGCGCCGCGAACGTGCGCTTCCAAGTGCTTGATCTCGCTGGCCAGGAGGTGATGGTGGCCAACCGCGGCTTCGGCAGCGGCGAGCAGCGCCACGACCTTGACCTGAGCGCGCTCGCCAACGGCAGCTACCTGGTGGTGGTGACCGCTGATGGCCTGACCGCCACCCGCAAAGTGACGGTGAGCAAGTAG
- the queG gene encoding tRNA epoxyqueuosine(34) reductase QueG encodes MSDASARAAQIKAEAHRLGFLACGIAVAGFLEEEAPRLEHWLEQGKHGQMAYMANHFDLRLNPRKLVPGARSVISLAYNYHTEQVQLDPAAPKLSTYAYGRDYHKVVKKRLKPLLEFIAERFGEVAIRAFVDSAPVMEKAWAERAGIGWRGKHTNVIRQGGGSFFFLCELITDLELAPDAPATDHCGTCRRCIDACPTDAITPYGVDGSRCISYLTIELREAIPEEFTAKLNGWAFGCDICQQVCPWNRFSEPHQEAEFKPKPELMALTKDEWHGLTEIVFDRLFEGSAVKRTKFNGLKRNLEFLRMEVEGR; translated from the coding sequence ATGTCCGATGCCAGCGCACGTGCTGCGCAGATCAAGGCCGAGGCCCATCGGCTGGGCTTCCTGGCCTGCGGAATCGCAGTTGCCGGCTTTTTGGAAGAGGAAGCGCCGCGCTTAGAGCATTGGTTGGAGCAGGGCAAGCATGGCCAGATGGCTTACATGGCCAACCACTTCGACCTCCGGCTCAATCCTCGCAAGCTGGTGCCCGGGGCCAGGAGCGTGATCAGCCTGGCCTACAATTACCACACGGAGCAGGTGCAGCTGGATCCCGCGGCGCCCAAGCTGAGCACCTATGCCTATGGTCGCGATTATCACAAGGTGGTGAAGAAGCGGCTGAAGCCCTTGTTGGAATTCATCGCGGAACGATTCGGGGAAGTGGCCATTCGCGCGTTCGTGGATAGTGCACCGGTGATGGAGAAGGCATGGGCCGAACGAGCAGGCATCGGATGGCGCGGCAAGCACACGAATGTGATCCGCCAAGGCGGGGGCTCCTTCTTCTTCTTATGCGAGCTGATCACCGACCTCGAGCTCGCGCCTGATGCACCGGCCACCGACCATTGCGGCACTTGCCGCCGGTGCATCGACGCTTGCCCAACGGATGCGATCACCCCTTACGGGGTCGATGGAAGCCGCTGCATCAGCTACCTCACCATCGAGCTGAGGGAAGCCATCCCGGAGGAATTCACCGCTAAGCTGAACGGATGGGCCTTTGGCTGCGACATCTGCCAGCAGGTGTGCCCGTGGAACCGGTTCTCCGAACCGCACCAAGAGGCCGAGTTCAAGCCCAAGCCCGAGTTAATGGCCCTCACGAAGGATGAGTGGCATGGCCTCACCGAAATCGTCTTCGATCGCCTCTTCGAGGGCAGCGCTGTGAAGCGCACGAAGTTCAATGGGCTGAAGCGGAATCTGGAATTCCTGCGGATGGAGGTTGAAGGTCGATGA
- a CDS encoding T9SS type A sorting domain-containing protein, giving the protein MNARYLVFALLSATLGAQAQIINVTNSQSQVVNGQLVTIDGQADAALLTGSLFTTRNGGTSINVNVKRYELSAQVGTQNYFCWGVCYDAIPAGTLPFWSAGQEALLPMAPGVTLDNFHAYHVPLGMAGVSTYRYVWYNTAVPTDTVYVDIRFDVAAVGIEELNGRPARLEAYPNPTSGQDVQLEVTLDRAALGTQVVAYDMLGASVRRVPFGANQNRLVLPTSEWTPGVYFVSIERNGATLATRRVVVTR; this is encoded by the coding sequence ATGAATGCACGATACCTCGTTTTCGCCCTGCTCAGTGCCACCCTCGGAGCGCAAGCCCAGATTATCAACGTGACCAACAGCCAGAGCCAGGTGGTGAACGGCCAGCTGGTCACCATCGACGGACAAGCTGACGCAGCCCTGCTCACGGGGAGCCTTTTCACAACCCGGAATGGCGGCACTTCGATCAACGTGAACGTGAAGCGGTATGAACTGAGCGCTCAAGTCGGCACGCAGAATTACTTCTGCTGGGGCGTGTGCTACGATGCTATTCCTGCGGGTACGCTGCCGTTCTGGAGCGCTGGGCAAGAGGCATTGCTGCCCATGGCGCCGGGCGTTACGCTCGATAATTTCCACGCCTACCATGTGCCCTTGGGCATGGCTGGGGTCAGCACCTACCGTTATGTCTGGTACAACACGGCAGTTCCAACGGACACCGTGTATGTCGATATCCGCTTCGATGTGGCGGCTGTTGGCATTGAAGAATTGAATGGACGCCCGGCCCGGCTTGAGGCCTACCCGAATCCTACGAGCGGGCAGGACGTGCAACTCGAAGTGACTTTGGACCGTGCCGCGCTTGGAACCCAAGTGGTGGCGTATGACATGCTCGGTGCATCTGTTCGCCGGGTGCCCTTCGGCGCCAACCAGAACCGCCTCGTGCTGCCCACAAGCGAGTGGACACCCGGCGTGTACTTCGTGAGCATCGAGCGCAATGGCGCCACCTTGGCGACGCGCCGGGTGGTGGTCACGCGCTAG
- a CDS encoding NAD-dependent deacylase — MSKERIIVFTGAGVSAESGLRTFRDSGGLWEHYHVEDVATPEAWRRDPALVLRFYDERRAQVLAAQPNAAHVAIARLQERFDVMVITQNIDDLHERAGSKQVLHLHGEILLARSTTNPTLVTRINGPSLRLGDRCALGSQLRPHIVWFGEAVPMMERAADEMARASRVLVVGTSLNVYPAAGLVHYAPRTAPMVLVDPQAIELNRAGVRIIKASATEGVPRIAEEWLFEPSA; from the coding sequence ATGAGCAAGGAGCGCATTATCGTGTTCACCGGAGCGGGCGTGAGCGCAGAGAGCGGTTTGCGCACCTTCCGGGATAGCGGCGGCCTTTGGGAGCATTACCATGTGGAGGATGTAGCCACACCGGAGGCTTGGCGCCGCGACCCGGCCCTGGTGCTGCGCTTCTATGATGAGCGCCGTGCGCAAGTGCTCGCCGCTCAGCCCAATGCGGCACATGTGGCCATTGCGCGTTTGCAGGAGCGCTTCGATGTCATGGTGATCACCCAGAACATCGATGACCTGCATGAGCGGGCAGGGAGCAAGCAGGTGCTGCATCTGCATGGTGAGATCCTGCTGGCCCGCAGCACGACGAATCCCACGCTCGTCACTCGCATCAACGGGCCGTCACTCCGATTGGGCGACCGCTGTGCACTGGGATCCCAACTTCGCCCGCACATCGTGTGGTTCGGCGAGGCCGTGCCGATGATGGAGAGGGCCGCTGATGAAATGGCCCGTGCCAGCCGCGTGCTTGTGGTGGGCACTTCCCTGAATGTTTACCCCGCAGCGGGCTTGGTGCACTACGCTCCACGCACCGCTCCGATGGTCCTGGTTGATCCCCAAGCCATTGAATTGAACCGAGCGGGCGTACGCATCATCAAAGCATCGGCCACTGAAGGCGTGCCTCGAATCGCTGAGGAATGGCTGTTTGAACCTAGCGCGTGA
- a CDS encoding Omp28-related outer membrane protein: MRACLAALAISVLAFSCDKVENPIERRDTGGSGPTTVKRRALLEEFTGHHCNNCPAAHVVAAQLDGLYGDELILVNLHAALNFNSSFIAPQSNADGSYATDFRTTEGQAYATTYLVTFMPSGLVNRTPFNNSTLLSNDVWGSAIADIVAQDAALDIWISDLQHDAAAHTVSATVKVAVLADLTGEHKIITCLTEDHVIDWQYSSTGPLVDNPDYDHRHVFRKTMDGAWGQVAVATGATAGDTLTFTYSGVSMDPAWNADECELVAYVYETATNQVLQAAERKFQP, translated from the coding sequence ATGCGCGCCTGCCTCGCCGCCCTTGCGATTTCCGTGTTGGCCTTCTCTTGCGATAAGGTCGAGAACCCAATTGAGCGGCGTGATACTGGTGGGAGCGGCCCCACCACCGTGAAGCGGCGCGCGCTTTTGGAGGAATTCACAGGGCACCACTGCAACAATTGCCCGGCCGCGCATGTGGTTGCCGCGCAGCTCGACGGGCTCTATGGCGACGAATTGATCCTGGTGAACCTTCACGCCGCGCTCAATTTCAATTCAAGCTTCATCGCGCCCCAGAGCAATGCCGACGGGAGCTATGCCACGGACTTCCGCACGACTGAAGGCCAGGCTTACGCCACCACGTACCTGGTCACCTTCATGCCTTCGGGCTTGGTGAACCGAACGCCCTTCAACAATTCCACCTTGCTCAGCAACGATGTGTGGGGCAGCGCCATTGCCGATATCGTGGCGCAGGATGCCGCACTCGACATCTGGATCAGCGACCTCCAGCATGATGCGGCCGCCCATACCGTGTCTGCCACGGTGAAAGTGGCCGTTCTCGCGGATCTCACCGGTGAGCACAAGATCATCACCTGCCTCACGGAAGACCACGTGATCGACTGGCAGTACAGCTCCACCGGCCCGCTGGTGGACAACCCTGATTACGATCACCGCCATGTGTTCCGGAAGACCATGGATGGCGCTTGGGGCCAAGTGGCCGTTGCGACCGGGGCTACAGCCGGCGACACCCTCACCTTCACGTACTCTGGCGTCTCCATGGATCCAGCCTGGAACGCCGACGAATGCGAGCTCGTGGCCTACGTTTACGAGACGGCCACCAACCAGGTGCTCCAAGCCGCCGAGCGGAAATTCCAGCCTTAA
- a CDS encoding Holliday junction branch migration protein RuvA: protein MIDSLNGELLERGIDHAVIDCHGVGYLVQLPAIVAVQLPTRGACRLFIHYSVSVDVRSGQSEHRLFGFRQADERQLFRKLIEVQGVSATLALAIMSARSAEDVRSSIILGDEGGLKGIKGIGPKLAQRIIGELQGKLGLGGSPVPVGLPAGAGNTLRSEALSALVSLGLDRAKAERALQGVLSERGSEPPPLEELIKLTLKNL from the coding sequence ATGATCGACAGCCTGAACGGAGAGCTATTGGAGCGCGGAATCGACCACGCTGTGATTGACTGCCACGGTGTGGGCTACCTCGTGCAGCTTCCGGCTATCGTTGCGGTGCAACTGCCAACGCGCGGGGCGTGCCGTTTGTTCATCCATTACAGCGTGAGCGTCGATGTGCGCTCCGGACAAAGTGAGCACCGGCTCTTCGGCTTCCGCCAAGCTGATGAACGGCAGCTGTTCCGCAAGCTGATCGAGGTACAGGGCGTGAGTGCCACGCTGGCCTTGGCGATCATGAGCGCCCGAAGCGCCGAAGACGTCCGCTCATCGATCATCCTCGGAGACGAGGGCGGCTTGAAGGGCATCAAGGGAATTGGGCCGAAGCTGGCGCAGCGCATCATCGGTGAGCTGCAGGGCAAGCTGGGCCTGGGCGGATCGCCTGTCCCGGTCGGCCTTCCCGCAGGAGCGGGCAATACGCTGCGGAGCGAGGCGTTATCGGCGCTGGTCTCGCTCGGCCTCGACCGCGCGAAGGCCGAACGGGCCCTGCAAGGCGTGCTGAGCGAGCGCGGATCGGAACCTCCGCCATTGGAAGAGTTGATCAAGCTGACACTGAAGAACCTGTGA
- a CDS encoding TlpA family protein disulfide reductase — protein sequence MRTAILSILLASAATFASAQGTLPSVQVQTLEGKKVDAKSFSNSGKPIIVNFWATWCAPCKKELSAIAEKYDDWQAKTGVKLIAVSIDDARTSARVKPYVSGQDWDYEVYLDPNGDLKRALNVNNVPHTFLLNGAGEIVWQHNNYEPGDENELYRKVQELAGKK from the coding sequence ATGAGAACAGCCATCCTGAGCATCCTGCTCGCATCCGCCGCCACCTTCGCCAGCGCCCAAGGCACATTGCCATCCGTGCAAGTGCAGACCCTTGAGGGCAAGAAGGTGGACGCCAAGAGCTTCAGCAACAGCGGAAAGCCAATCATCGTGAACTTCTGGGCTACTTGGTGCGCGCCCTGCAAGAAGGAGTTGAGCGCCATCGCAGAGAAGTATGACGATTGGCAGGCCAAGACCGGTGTGAAGCTGATCGCGGTGAGCATCGACGATGCACGCACCAGCGCCCGCGTGAAGCCTTATGTAAGCGGCCAGGATTGGGATTATGAGGTTTACCTCGACCCGAACGGCGACCTGAAGCGGGCGCTCAACGTGAACAACGTGCCGCACACCTTCCTGCTCAATGGCGCGGGCGAAATCGTTTGGCAGCACAACAATTACGAGCCGGGCGACGAGAACGAGCTTTATCGCAAGGTGCAGGAACTGGCCGGAAAGAAGTGA